In the Atribacterota bacterium genome, CGGATGCCAAAGCAATAAGCCAGGCTGCAGAGGTATACATCTTTGAAGAAACTGATATTGAATAACTAAAAGAGTGAAATATAATAATAACAATGATTCTCTGTTGAATTAAATGGAAAAAACTACACCTCACCGGAAAACGTCGTTGAGGTGTAGTTTTTAGTAAACTTTTTTTTCACATAAACCGCTTATTATTTTTAATCAAAATCAATGTAGTCGATTGTATTTTTTTATTTTTTCTTAACTAAAAACAAAAAACTATAAACCAAAAACTGTCTTACCTCACCCCCACCTTAATCCTCCCCCCCCTCAATGGGGAGGAAATGAAATAGGATGTAATTCTCATCTCAAGGGTGAGGAAACGAGAAAAGTGTTACCTATACCTTGAAGTTTTTTGACATTTTTTATTAAACTAACTACTATCTACTAGATACTATTTTCCTCGCACCTTGAATCTTGCATCCTTTAGTTCTTGTATTTTAATTTCTTAACGGTATACGTTATACTGTATACGCTATACTTATTTTTCATTGAAATCTCCCACCTCCTTTGTTATAGTAATATCATAAAAAATATCAAAAAAATTACGGAGGTAGACAATTGTGAGTGATAAAACAGTTTGGATTGATTTTGAAACCTTAGAAAATTTCATGATTGATACTTTTATCGGAATTGGTGTACCGGAAAATGATGCGAGAATATGTGCAGATGTATTAATCGCTTCAGATAAGAGGGGTATTGATTCCCATGGTATCGGTAGATTAAAAACCATTTACTATGATCGGATAAAGATTGGAATTCAGTCTCCAACAACTCAGTTTGAAATTGTTAAAGAGTCTCATACCACAGCAGTGGTAGATGGTAACAACGGAATGGGGCAGGTCATTGCTAAAAAATCAATGAAGATGGCTATTGAAAAAGCCAAAGAATATGGAATGGGAATGGTTGCTGTCAGGAATTCAACCCATTACGGGATTGCGGGCTATTATGCGCTGATGGCTGCTGATGCAGGTATGATAGGTATTAGCGGAACTAATGCCCGTCCATCTGTTGCTCCTACTTTTGGTGTAGAAAACATGCTAGGTACAAATGCGTTTACTTTTGCCATGCCCTCTGATGAAGCATTCCCTTTTTGTCTGGACTGTGCTACTTCTATGGTTCAGAGGGGAAGGATTGAGCTGTATGATAGGGAGGAAAAAGAAATTCCGGAAGGTTGGATAATAGATACTGAAGGTAAAACCAGAACTGATACGCATCAGATTTTGGAAGACTTAAAAACTGGTGGTGCTGCACTGGTACCTTTGGGAGGAATTGGTGAAGAAACAGCTGGTTATAAAGGTTATGGGTACTCTACAGTAGTAGAAATATTATCTGCTGCCTTACAGGGAGGAAAATTCTTACAAATGCTTTCCGGGTTCGATGAAAAAGGCAAAGCAATTCCAATAAACTTGGGTCATTTTTTCATTGCCATTAATATTTCTAACTTTATTGAATTGGAATCTTTCAAGAAAACCACCGGGGATATATTAAGAACATTGCGTGCTTCCAAGAAAGCCCCCGGCGCAGAAAGAATATATACTGCGGGTGAAAAAGAATACTTAGCATGGCTGGAGAGAAAAGAGAAAGGTGTACCGATTAATAAAAATCTGCAAAAAGAAATATTGGCTATTCAGAGTGAACTTGGATTAAAAAAATACGAGTTTCCTTTTTAATTTTCTGAATTATCATTTATTTTTTGGTTTAACTCTTTATAAGATTTACGAAAGACCATAGGTTTGCAATAGGGGATGTTTTAATTAAAAATAATTTCTAAAATACCTGTTGAGGTTATT is a window encoding:
- a CDS encoding Ldh family oxidoreductase, which produces MSDKTVWIDFETLENFMIDTFIGIGVPENDARICADVLIASDKRGIDSHGIGRLKTIYYDRIKIGIQSPTTQFEIVKESHTTAVVDGNNGMGQVIAKKSMKMAIEKAKEYGMGMVAVRNSTHYGIAGYYALMAADAGMIGISGTNARPSVAPTFGVENMLGTNAFTFAMPSDEAFPFCLDCATSMVQRGRIELYDREEKEIPEGWIIDTEGKTRTDTHQILEDLKTGGAALVPLGGIGEETAGYKGYGYSTVVEILSAALQGGKFLQMLSGFDEKGKAIPINLGHFFIAINISNFIELESFKKTTGDILRTLRASKKAPGAERIYTAGEKEYLAWLERKEKGVPINKNLQKEILAIQSELGLKKYEFPF